Proteins from a genomic interval of Stenotrophomonas maltophilia R551-3:
- the paoA gene encoding aldehyde dehydrogenase iron-sulfur subunit PaoA, whose protein sequence is MKLTRRQVIAGGATTVAMSAAPGASSLAAELAASPPPRPPVTSKVALTVNGTHRELELDTRTTLLDALREHLKLTGTKKGCDHGQCGACTVLVNGERINACLSLAVQHQGDAITTIEGLGTPDNLHPMQAAFVKHDGYQCGYCTPGQICSAVAVLDEIKRGVPSHAQADVSARPQATNMEMRERMSGNLCRCGAYSNIAEAMQEVAGATSGRGRS, encoded by the coding sequence ATGAAGTTGACGCGTCGGCAGGTGATTGCCGGCGGGGCCACGACAGTGGCGATGTCCGCCGCACCGGGGGCGTCATCGCTCGCCGCTGAACTGGCAGCGTCACCGCCACCCAGGCCGCCGGTCACCAGCAAGGTCGCGTTGACGGTCAACGGCACGCACCGTGAGCTCGAACTGGACACCCGCACGACGCTGCTCGACGCCCTGCGCGAACATCTGAAACTGACCGGCACCAAGAAGGGCTGCGACCACGGTCAATGCGGCGCCTGTACCGTGCTGGTCAACGGTGAGCGGATCAATGCCTGCCTCAGCTTGGCGGTGCAGCACCAGGGCGATGCCATCACCACCATCGAAGGCCTCGGAACCCCCGATAACCTGCACCCGATGCAGGCCGCCTTCGTAAAGCATGACGGCTACCAATGCGGGTACTGCACGCCGGGGCAGATCTGTTCGGCGGTGGCGGTACTCGACGAGATCAAGCGGGGTGTCCCCAGCCATGCGCAGGCCGATGTCAGCGCACGGCCCCAGGCCACCAACATGGAGATGCGTGAACGCATGAGCGGCAACCTCTGCCGCTGCGGCGCGTACTCCAACATTGCCGAGGCGATGCAAGAGGTCGCTGGCGCGACCTCTGGACGGGGGCGCTCATGA